In the Ruminococcus sp. OA3 genome, one interval contains:
- a CDS encoding restriction endonuclease-like protein produces the protein MATLPTGSNREELIFISTEKVSVTFKGIAVHPRIGVSAHPKETSDFRITCLDSFQLEIAPDLDAEVSFVHANSDGHRIIHHTYPIFYEQQNYEIIIENNSADVTEFWHENLGLRNKISPVGRSGKMLSGIINFGNEIGKSDLVIRLNGNPYLTINLEVFPTKLQYRDDYLQLMADVTDEIYNLAFEFLKKTYFSGNLNEMLGNSPTEFFSIIRHIYDLFITAADIVIAHPHHTLYTQSEILPAHKIRRSNTKTLRWLEKHPAHIQNAQGKFRVDCALATQKHVTYDTPENQFAKFILCTTTRRLKTLRSHYQNLKRQKDSDVVDTINAMIKSIDRRVSHTFFNNVSDFNVSTQMSMVFTMAPGYRELYKYYIMMQHGLSLDSDVFSISVKDVALLYEYWCFIKLNSILKERYHLIKQDIIKTVGNNLFITLRKGVGSSVTYENPRTGERIHLAYNPKASSLPTVTQRPDNVLSLKKKGSNTKYQYIFDAKYRINPALDATSYQATYQTPGPEEEDINTMHRYRDAIVRDNSTRPEFERTMFGAYVLFPYHNEEEYQHHKFYESIETVNVGGLPFLPSATGLVAKMLDNLIEDSPDSALERATLPTGIAEKLAQIDLDNRDVMVGIVRNAIQLTINLAHRFYHIPVKRVAMNRLPIHYVALYQPDNVFGKPNSGIFVYGEVIRTEKITRKQITAIPHHGNPNDEYYQFFVKEWISLDTPIKVLESGLRVQIYTNLFLLKTSESVPELLIRSTEVLRLYQELKRLSKSIDIDTFKDEVKRFQFNGSFIQIIGEEIVVLTPDGCDHRFVIEDFKKRPREVFGAIRAVVLGD, from the coding sequence CCTCGATGCTGAGGTATCTTTCGTGCACGCAAATTCAGATGGCCATCGTATAATACATCATACTTATCCTATATTTTACGAACAACAAAATTATGAAATAATTATTGAAAATAACAGTGCAGATGTCACAGAGTTTTGGCACGAAAACCTGGGGCTCCGTAATAAAATCAGCCCTGTCGGCCGCTCAGGTAAAATGCTATCAGGCATCATTAACTTCGGCAATGAAATTGGTAAAAGTGATCTTGTAATACGCCTAAATGGGAACCCATATCTCACGATTAACCTGGAGGTTTTTCCAACCAAGTTACAATATCGAGACGATTATCTACAATTGATGGCAGACGTCACCGACGAAATCTATAATCTTGCTTTTGAGTTTCTAAAAAAGACTTATTTTTCAGGTAATTTAAATGAAATGCTCGGTAACAGCCCCACAGAATTTTTTAGCATCATCCGCCACATTTATGACTTATTTATCACGGCCGCTGACATTGTGATAGCTCACCCACACCACACCCTATACACACAGTCAGAGATTCTCCCTGCTCACAAGATCCGAAGATCTAATACAAAAACATTGCGTTGGCTTGAAAAACATCCAGCACACATTCAAAATGCCCAGGGAAAGTTTCGAGTCGATTGCGCTTTGGCAACTCAAAAACATGTAACATATGACACTCCGGAAAACCAATTTGCAAAATTTATTTTATGTACAACCACCAGACGATTAAAAACGCTGCGTTCACATTATCAAAACCTGAAACGCCAAAAAGATTCTGACGTCGTAGACACAATCAATGCGATGATAAAAAGTATTGATCGTCGCGTCAGTCATACTTTCTTTAACAATGTATCAGACTTTAATGTCTCAACACAGATGTCTATGGTCTTTACCATGGCCCCGGGATACCGCGAACTATATAAATACTACATCATGATGCAGCATGGTCTATCGCTGGACAGTGATGTTTTTAGTATTTCCGTAAAAGACGTTGCATTACTCTACGAATACTGGTGTTTTATCAAATTAAACAGTATCTTGAAGGAAAGATATCACCTCATAAAACAAGATATTATTAAAACAGTTGGTAATAACTTATTCATTACCTTGCGTAAAGGAGTCGGTTCTTCCGTCACTTATGAAAATCCCCGGACTGGCGAACGGATCCACCTTGCCTATAATCCAAAAGCATCCAGTCTACCAACCGTCACACAGCGGCCCGACAATGTGCTTTCCCTAAAAAAGAAGGGTTCCAATACTAAGTATCAATATATCTTTGATGCCAAATATCGTATCAACCCGGCGCTTGATGCAACTTCTTACCAGGCAACCTATCAAACGCCCGGTCCGGAGGAGGAGGATATCAATACCATGCATCGATATCGCGATGCAATTGTTCGCGATAACAGCACAAGACCAGAATTTGAACGTACCATGTTCGGTGCCTATGTTCTCTTTCCTTATCACAACGAGGAAGAATATCAACACCATAAATTCTACGAGAGCATCGAGACAGTAAATGTTGGCGGGCTTCCCTTCCTTCCAAGTGCCACAGGGCTAGTTGCAAAAATGTTAGACAACCTGATTGAGGATTCGCCCGACTCTGCCTTAGAACGTGCAACCCTCCCGACTGGCATTGCGGAAAAACTTGCTCAGATCGATCTTGACAATCGTGATGTAATGGTAGGGATTGTCCGCAACGCAATCCAATTAACCATTAACCTTGCTCATCGATTTTATCATATACCCGTTAAAAGAGTTGCCATGAATCGATTACCAATACATTATGTAGCATTGTACCAACCTGACAATGTCTTCGGAAAACCGAATTCCGGCATTTTCGTTTACGGTGAGGTTATTCGCACCGAAAAAATCACTCGGAAACAAATTACTGCGATTCCACATCACGGCAATCCAAATGATGAGTATTATCAATTCTTTGTTAAAGAGTGGATATCTTTAGACACCCCAATAAAAGTTTTGGAATCCGGGCTGCGTGTTCAGATTTATACAAATTTATTCCTGTTAAAAACCAGTGAATCTGTGCCCGAGCTACTGATCCGCTCCACGGAAGTATTAAGACTTTATCAGGAGCTGAAACGTCTTTCTAAGTCAATTGATATTGATACATTCAAGGATGAGGTAAAAAGATTCCAATTCAATGGCAGTTTTATCCAGATAATAGGCGAAGAAATCGTTGTGCTTACACCAGATGGGTGTGATCATCGTTTTGTCATTGAAGACTTTAAAAAGCGACCACGTGAAGTGTTTGGGGCGATTCGAGCGGTGGTTTTGGGTGATTGA
- a CDS encoding restriction endonuclease, producing MSKNTGVAFENRVFKIIQDLVTSNTFLVSAPNIKVHKKAKYYSRDREANIECEISVEKYLENPDLKQGLRPALIIVIECKDYSGPVSVDEVEEFHAKLQQIGPDNTKGVMITSKGTFQKSALKYASAKGIALARILPDDQVQYIMYEITAPAISNLFNTNKNAANIIRALCEKKYCSQQGESFFCFGGDYDLHGLIRRLLE from the coding sequence ATGTCTAAAAATACGGGGGTTGCATTTGAGAATAGAGTGTTTAAAATTATACAGGACCTTGTAACATCAAATACTTTTTTAGTATCAGCACCCAATATAAAAGTCCACAAAAAGGCAAAATACTACTCAAGAGACAGAGAGGCCAATATTGAATGTGAAATTTCTGTTGAAAAATATCTTGAAAACCCTGATCTTAAGCAAGGGCTTCGCCCTGCACTCATTATCGTCATCGAATGCAAAGATTACTCTGGTCCCGTTTCCGTTGATGAGGTCGAAGAATTTCATGCTAAATTGCAGCAGATTGGCCCTGATAATACAAAAGGAGTCATGATTACAAGTAAGGGAACCTTTCAAAAAAGTGCCTTAAAATACGCCTCTGCAAAGGGTATCGCTTTGGCAAGAATTCTGCCTGATGATCAGGTTCAATATATTATGTATGAGATAACTGCTCCTGCAATATCAAATTTATTTAATACTAATAAAAATGCGGCCAATATCATACGTGCATTGTGCGAAAAAAAATACTGTTCACAGCAAGGGGAAAGTTTCTTCTGTTTTGGTGGAGATTATGATTTACATGGTTTGATAAGGCGGTTGCTGGAATAA
- a CDS encoding transposase, whose translation MDPVILIKMLLIGYLYGIKSERRLEVEVSLNLAYHWFCGMDLMYRVPDHSTFSQNRKRRFKDAGIFREIFNEVILKCIELGIVFGDSRYGAIETVNRSTIK comes from the coding sequence ATTGATCCGGTTATTCTGATAAAAATGCTGCTGATCGGCTATCTTTATGGGATCAAATCAGAGCGAAGGCTTGAGGTGGAAGTATCACTAAATCTTGCTTACCACTGGTTTTGTGGAATGGATCTCATGTATAGAGTGCCGGATCATTCAACTTTCAGCCAGAATAGAAAACGGCGTTTTAAGGATGCCGGTATATTTCGAGAGATTTTTAATGAAGTTATACTGAAATGTATAGAGCTTGGAATTGTATTCGGGGACAGCCGTTATGGGGCGATTGAGACAGTTAATCGTTCCACCATAAAATAG